A genomic region of Branchiostoma lanceolatum isolate klBraLanc5 chromosome 4, klBraLanc5.hap2, whole genome shotgun sequence contains the following coding sequences:
- the LOC136433842 gene encoding C-1-tetrahydrofolate synthase, cytoplasmic-like (The sequence of the model RefSeq protein was modified relative to this genomic sequence to represent the inferred CDS: added 30 bases not found in genome assembly) gives MDQWQAAVTLRAKGFEIRAKRFFGGFCKDNRKFCKTSVAGDLLQSYERISIAKEKTSMSRPVLLSSFATFGHLRRSFPVGPRAFASTSAKDRRAEVQDPGRRPVNYLSYRTATTLHIPQKLRTDDMPAQVISGKEIAAGIRAKLREEVTKMQEEVPGYRPGLAVVQVGNDEASNVYIRMKMRAAEEAGMNGRHIKMPQDTTQNELVTQINQLNADPGIHGMIVQLPLDTTQPIDSHLVLNTIDPAKDVDGLHDVNSAKLARGNLSDCFVPCTPRGCLELIKSTGTDVDGKNAVVVGRSKIVGAPMSELLTWNHATVTVCHSHTSQ, from the exons ATGGACCAATGGCAGGCCGCGGTGACTTTGCGCGCGAAAGGCTTTGAAATTCGCGCCAAGAGGTTTTTCGGCGGGTTCTGCAAGGACAACagaaaattttgtaaaacatcCGTTGCCGGCGATCTGCTACAAAGCTACGAAAGGATCAGCATCGCGAAAGAAAAGACCTCGATGTCGAGACCGGTTCTGCTTTCCTCATTTGCAACTTTTGGACACCTACGGCGAAGTTTTCCTGTCGGCCCACGAGCCTTTGCGAGCACCAGTGCAAAGGACAGACGTGCCGAAGTCCAAGACCCTGGGCGACGTCCGGTAAATTACCTGAGCTACAGGACAGCCACCACACTTCACATCCCCCAGAAACTGCGGACAGACGACATGCCGGCACAGGTCATCAGCGGAAAGGAGATCGCGGC GGGCATTCGTGCCAAGCTGCGGGAGGAGGTGACGAAGATGCAGGAGGAGGTGCCTGGCTACAGGCCGGGGCTGGCCGTGGTGCAG GTGGGAAACGACGAGGCGTCCAATGTCTACATCAGGATGAAGATGAGGGCAGCTGAGGAG GCAGGCATGAATGGGAGGCATATCAAGATGCCGCAGGATACAACCCAGAATGAG TTGGTAACCCAGATTAACCAGTTGAATGCGGACCCAGGGATCCATGGCATGATCGTACAGCTGCCGCTGGACACCACGCAGCCAATCGACTCCCATCTCGTACTCAACACCATCGACCCGGCCAAGGATGTGGACGG TCTCCATGACGTAAACTCAGCAAAGCTTGCCCGCGGAAACCTGTCCGACTGTTTTGTCCCCTGCACGCCAAGGGGTTGTCTGGAGCTCATTAAGTCTACGGGAACTGATGTAGACGGGAAGAATGCTGTCGTGGTTGGGCGTAGTAAGATCGTTGGCGCACCGATGTCGGAATTACTGACATGGAATCATGCTACAG